From the genome of Antennarius striatus isolate MH-2024 chromosome 19, ASM4005453v1, whole genome shotgun sequence, one region includes:
- the pum2 gene encoding pumilio homolog 2 isoform X11: protein MVYKRLSRGMSVPCSILGMNDVAWQETRGGMLHANGAPETGVVRVHGGGPLAAVVGAGQAPGVSHLQGMDRGVNPTTPGTPQPPLSGRSQDDATVGYFFQRQPGEQFGGCAPNKHRWPTGDANHVDQVRAVDEMNYDFQALALESRGMGELLPAKKLWDSDELAKDGRKGMLLGEEWRDNAWGSPHHSVSQPIMVQRRPGQSFHGNGDANSVLSPRSEGGGLGVSMVEYVLSSSPGDKMDGHYRNGGYGGADVDQDGREKSDVQEKGSPFEEDKSPEMKVGEETDPSKVNGRGLLNGMDRDCKDFNPTPGSRQASPTEAVERMGPGQVGLEMMGQHHPHVLQQHNPAHNKTAAEDFQNQEAQNMGGMEQQAGVESLQFDYAGNQIQVDSSGTPVGLFDYTAQQQLFQRSNPLTVQQLTAAQQQQYALAAAQAQHLAGHVPAFVPNPYIINAAPPGTDPYTAAGLAAAATLAGPTVVPPQYYGVPWGVYPANLFQQQTASTANHSANQQASNQGPGPGQPQVMRTGTSQRPLTPGQGQQSQQESLAAAAAANPALAYAGMPGYQVLAPTAYYDQTGALVMGPGARTGLGGPVRLVQTPLLINPAAAQAAAAVSASGSGNNMSGPPANGLYRSMPQPQPQPPPQQQQAPPPSSGLPSSSFYGSGSVPNTSQSSSLFSHTPAAPPPSSSLGFSGTGGSLGVGLGSALGGFGSSVSSSTSSSVSRRDSLLASSDLYKRGGSSLTPIGQPFYNSLGYSSSPSPIGLTPGHSPLTPPPSLPSSHGSSSSLHLGGLTNGSGRYISAAPGAEAKYRSAGGTSSLFNSSSQLFPPSRPRYSRSDVMPSGRSRLLEDFRNNRFPNLQLRDLPGHMVEFSQDQHGSRFIQQKLERATPAERQMVFGEILQAAYQLMTDVFGNYVIQKFFEFGSADQKLALATRIRGHVLPLALQMYGCRVIQKALESISSDQQSDIVRELDGHVLKCVKDQNGNHVVQKCIECVQPQALQFIIDAFQGQVFVLSTHPYGCRVIQRILEHCTQEQTLPILEELHQHSEQLGQDQYGNYVIQHVLEHGRPEDKSKIVAEVRGKVLVLSQHKFASNVVEKCVIHSSRAERALLIDEVCCQKDGPHSALYTMMKDQYANYVVQRMIDMAEPAQRKIIMHKIRPHIATLRKYTYGKHILAKLEKYYMKSGSELGPIGGPSNGLM from the exons ATGGTGTACAAAAG ACTTTCCCGTGGAATGAGCGTTCCATGCAGCATCCTAGGTATGAATGACGTGGCCTGGCAGGAGACAAGAGGTGGGATGCTGCATGCAAACGGCGCTCCTGAGACCGGAGTCGTCAGAGTTCACGGTGGAGGGCCCCTAGCAGCCGTCGTAGGAGCCGGACAGGCTCCGGGAGTTTCGCACTTACAGGGCATGGACAGGGGTGTGAACCCCACCACCCCGGGTACCCCCCAGCCTCCACTGAGCGGGCGATCTCAGGACGACGCCACTGTCGGATACTTCTTCCAGAGGCAGCCCGGGGAGCAGTTCGGAGGGTGCGCGCCCAACAAGCATCGATGGCCGACTGGAGACGCCAATCATGTGGATCAG GTTCGCGCCGTGGACGAAATGAACTACGACTTCCAAGCGCTGGCTTTGGAGTCCAGGGGAATGGGAGAG CTTCTTCCTGCGAAAAAGCTTTGGGACTCCGACGAGTTGGCCAAGGACGGGAGGAAGGGGATGCTGCTCGGCGAGGAGTGGAGGGACAACGCGTGGGGGTCGCCTC ATCATTCAGTGTCTCAGCCAATCATGGTGCAGCGGCGACCGGGCCAGAGTTTCCACGGGAATGGTGACGCCAATTCTGTGCTTTCACCTCGCTCAGAAGGCGGAGGCCTCGGGGTGAGCATGGTGGAGTACGTCCTGAGCTCCTCCCCCGGAGACAAGATGGACGGACACTACCGGAACGGAGGCTAC GGCGGAGCGGACGTCGACCAAGACGGGAGGGAGAAGAGCGACGTCCAGGAGAAAGGCTCCCCCTTCGAGGAGGACAAGAGTCCCGAGATGAAAGTGGGAGAGGAGACGGATCCGTCCAAAGTCAACGGGCGAGGTTTACTCAACGGCATGGACCGAGACTGCAAAGACTTCAA TCCGACCCCCGGGAGCCGCCAGGCCTCCCCCACCGAGGCCGTGGAGAGGATGGGTCCCGGTCAGGTGGGTTTGGAGATGATGGGGCAGCACCACCCCCACGTCCTCCAGCAACACAACCCCGCCCACAACAAGACCGCCGCCGAGGACTTCCAGAACCAGGAGGCCCAGAACATGGGGGGGATGGAGCAGCAGGCCGGCGTCGAGTCGCTACAGTTCGACTACGCCGGGAACCAGATCCAGGTGGACTCGTCGGGGACTCCGGTGGGGCTGTTCGACTACACTGCCCAGCAGCAG ttgTTCCAGAGATCTAACCCTCTGACGGTCCAGCAGCTGACCGcggcgcagcagcagcagtacgCCCTGGCTGCAGCCCAGGCCCAGCACCTCG CTGGTCACGTTCCTGCGTTCGTGCCAAACCCTTACATCATCAACGCTGCCCCCCCTGGAACCGATCCCTACACGGCCGCCGGGCTGGCGGCAGCAGCGACGCTCGCAG GCCCGACGGTCGTTCCGCCGCAGTACTACGGCGTCCCGTGGGGGGTGTACCCCGCCAATCTCTTCCAGCAACAGACCGCATCGACTGCCAATCACTCGGCCAATCAGCAGGCATCCAATCAGGGACCAGGGCCCGGCCAGCCTCAG GTGATGCGCACAGGAACCAGCcagcgacctttgacccctgggCAGGGCCAGCAGAGCCAGCAGGAGTCTCTAGCTGCGGCTGCTGCGGCCAACCCGGCGCTGGCGTACGCGGGGATGCCCG GTTATCAGGTTTTGGCCCCCACAGCGTATTACGACCAGACCGGCGCCCTGGTGATGGGCCCCGGTGCCCGGACCGGTCTGGGAGGGCCGGTCCGCCTCGTCCAGACCCCCCTCCTCATCAACCCCGCCGCGGCACAAGCCG CAGCTGCCGTGTCGGCGTCCGGCTCTGGCAACAACATGTCGGGCCCCCCGGCCAACGGCCTCTACCGCTCCATGCCTCAGCCCCAACCGCAGCCGCccccgcagcagcagcaggcgcccccccccagcagcggCCTGCCCTCCAGCTCGTTCTACGGCTCCGGCTCGGTGCCCAACACGTCCCAGAGCAGCTCCCTGTTCTCTCACACCCCCGCCGCGCCCCCGCCCAGCTCCTCGCTGGGCTTCAGCGGCACCGGCGGCTCGCTGGGCGTCGGCTTGGGCTCGGCCCTCGGGGGCTTTGGCTCTTCAG TATCCagctccaccagcagcagcgtGTCCCGGAGGGACTCCTTGCTGGCGAGCTCCGACCTCTACAAgcgggggggcagcagcttgaCTCCCATTGGCCAACCCTTCTACAACAGCCTGGGCTACTCGTCCTCCCCCAGCCCCATCGGCCTCACTCCGGGTCACTCCCCGCTCACTCCTCCACCGTCTCTGCCCTCCTCCCACGGCTCCTCGTCCAGCCTCCACCTCG gcggCCTGACAAACGGCAGCGGGCGTTACATTTCCGCCGCTCCCGGAGCAGAAGCCAAGTACCGGAGCGCCGGCGGGACGTCCAGCCTGTTCAACTCCAGCAGCCAGCTGTTCCCCCCCTCCCGCCCCCGCTACAGCCGCTCCGACGTCATGCCGTCCGGACGCAGCCGCCTGCTGGAGGACTTCAGGAACAACCGCTTCCCCAACCTGCAGCTGCGCGACCTCCCGGGTCACATGGTGGAGTTCTCTCAGGACCAACACGGCTCCAG ATTCATCCAACAGAAGCTGGAGAGGGCCACGCCCGCTGAGAGGCAGATGGTGTTCGGGGAGATCTTACAAGCGGCGTACCAGCTGATGACCGACGTGTTCGGGAACTACGTCATCCAGAAGTTCTTCGAG TTCGGAAGCGCCGACCAGAAGCTGGCGTTGGCGACGCGGATCCGCGGACACGTCCTCCCGCTGGCGCTGCAGATGTACGGATGTCGAGTCATCCAGAAAGCCCTGGAGTCCATCTCCTCAGACCAGCAG agCGATATCGTCCGCGAGCTGGACGGCCACGTGTTGAAGTGCGTGAAGGACCAGAACGGAAACCACGTGGTGCAGAAGTGCATCGAGTGTGTGCAGCCTCAGGCCCTGCAGTTCATTATTGATGCCTTCcagggacag GTTTTTGTACTTTCCACACACCCCTACGGCTGCAGAGTCATCCAGAGGATTTTGGAGCACTGCACCCAGGAGCAGACCCTACCcatcctggaggagctgcatCAGCACTCTGAACAGCTgggccag GATCAGTACGGGAACTACGTCATCCAGCACGTGTTGGAGCACGGCAGGCCGGAGGACAAGAGCAAGATCGTGGCCGAGGTTCGCGGGAAGGTTCTGGTCCTGAGTCAGCACAAGTTTGCGAG taaCGTGGTGGAGAAGTGCGTGATCCACTCGTCGCGGGCCGAGCGAGCCCTGCTGATCGACGAGGTGTGCTGCCAGAAGGACGGCCCCCACAGCGCCCTGTACACCATGATGAAGGACCAGTACGCCAACTACGTGGTGCAGAGGATGATCGACATGGCCGAGCCCGCGCAGCGCAAAATCATCATGCACAag aTCCGGCCCCACATCGCCACTTTACGCAAGTACACCTACGGGAAGCACATCCTGGCCAAGCTAGAAAAGTACTACATGAAGAGCGGCTCTGAGCTGGGCCCCATCGGGGGGCCCTCAAACGGCCTCATGTAG
- the pum2 gene encoding pumilio homolog 2 isoform X8, with translation MVYKRLSRGMSVPCSILGMNDVAWQETRGGMLHANGAPETGVVRVHGGGPLAAVVGAGQAPGVSHLQGMDRGVNPTTPGTPQPPLSGRSQDDATVGYFFQRQPGEQFGGCAPNKHRWPTGDANHVDQVRAVDEMNYDFQALALESRGMGELLPAKKLWDSDELAKDGRKGMLLGEEWRDNAWGSPPFHSDHSVSQPIMVQRRPGQSFHGNGDANSVLSPRSEGGGLGVSMVEYVLSSSPGDKMDGHYRNGGYGGADVDQDGREKSDVQEKGSPFEEDKSPEMKVGEETDPSKVNGRGLLNGMDRDCKDFNPTPGSRQASPTEAVERMGPGQVGLEMMGQHHPHVLQQHNPAHNKTAAEDFQNQEAQNMGGMEQQAGVESLQFDYAGNQIQVDSSGTPVGLFDYTAQQQLFQRSNPLTVQQLTAAQQQQYALAAAQAQHLAGHVPAFVPNPYIINAAPPGTDPYTAAGLAAAATLAGPTVVPPQYYGVPWGVYPANLFQQQTASTANHSANQQASNQGPGPGQPQVMRTGTSQRPLTPGQGQQSQQESLAAAAAANPALAYAGMPGYQVLAPTAYYDQTGALVMGPGARTGLGGPVRLVQTPLLINPAAAQAAAVSASGSGNNMSGPPANGLYRSMPQPQPQPPPQQQQAPPPSSGLPSSSFYGSGSVPNTSQSSSLFSHTPAAPPPSSSLGFSGTGGSLGVGLGSALGGFGSSVSSSTSSSVSRRDSLLASSDLYKRGGSSLTPIGQPFYNSLGYSSSPSPIGLTPGHSPLTPPPSLPSSHGSSSSLHLGGLTNGSGRYISAAPGAEAKYRSAGGTSSLFNSSSQLFPPSRPRYSRSDVMPSGRSRLLEDFRNNRFPNLQLRDLPGHMVEFSQDQHGSRFIQQKLERATPAERQMVFGEILQAAYQLMTDVFGNYVIQKFFEFGSADQKLALATRIRGHVLPLALQMYGCRVIQKALESISSDQQVISDIVRELDGHVLKCVKDQNGNHVVQKCIECVQPQALQFIIDAFQGQVFVLSTHPYGCRVIQRILEHCTQEQTLPILEELHQHSEQLGQDQYGNYVIQHVLEHGRPEDKSKIVAEVRGKVLVLSQHKFASNVVEKCVIHSSRAERALLIDEVCCQKDGPHSALYTMMKDQYANYVVQRMIDMAEPAQRKIIMHKIRPHIATLRKYTYGKHILAKLEKYYMKSGSELGPIGGPSNGLM, from the exons ATGGTGTACAAAAG ACTTTCCCGTGGAATGAGCGTTCCATGCAGCATCCTAGGTATGAATGACGTGGCCTGGCAGGAGACAAGAGGTGGGATGCTGCATGCAAACGGCGCTCCTGAGACCGGAGTCGTCAGAGTTCACGGTGGAGGGCCCCTAGCAGCCGTCGTAGGAGCCGGACAGGCTCCGGGAGTTTCGCACTTACAGGGCATGGACAGGGGTGTGAACCCCACCACCCCGGGTACCCCCCAGCCTCCACTGAGCGGGCGATCTCAGGACGACGCCACTGTCGGATACTTCTTCCAGAGGCAGCCCGGGGAGCAGTTCGGAGGGTGCGCGCCCAACAAGCATCGATGGCCGACTGGAGACGCCAATCATGTGGATCAG GTTCGCGCCGTGGACGAAATGAACTACGACTTCCAAGCGCTGGCTTTGGAGTCCAGGGGAATGGGAGAG CTTCTTCCTGCGAAAAAGCTTTGGGACTCCGACGAGTTGGCCAAGGACGGGAGGAAGGGGATGCTGCTCGGCGAGGAGTGGAGGGACAACGCGTGGGGGTCGCCTC CTTTTCACTCAGATCATTCAGTGTCTCAGCCAATCATGGTGCAGCGGCGACCGGGCCAGAGTTTCCACGGGAATGGTGACGCCAATTCTGTGCTTTCACCTCGCTCAGAAGGCGGAGGCCTCGGGGTGAGCATGGTGGAGTACGTCCTGAGCTCCTCCCCCGGAGACAAGATGGACGGACACTACCGGAACGGAGGCTAC GGCGGAGCGGACGTCGACCAAGACGGGAGGGAGAAGAGCGACGTCCAGGAGAAAGGCTCCCCCTTCGAGGAGGACAAGAGTCCCGAGATGAAAGTGGGAGAGGAGACGGATCCGTCCAAAGTCAACGGGCGAGGTTTACTCAACGGCATGGACCGAGACTGCAAAGACTTCAA TCCGACCCCCGGGAGCCGCCAGGCCTCCCCCACCGAGGCCGTGGAGAGGATGGGTCCCGGTCAGGTGGGTTTGGAGATGATGGGGCAGCACCACCCCCACGTCCTCCAGCAACACAACCCCGCCCACAACAAGACCGCCGCCGAGGACTTCCAGAACCAGGAGGCCCAGAACATGGGGGGGATGGAGCAGCAGGCCGGCGTCGAGTCGCTACAGTTCGACTACGCCGGGAACCAGATCCAGGTGGACTCGTCGGGGACTCCGGTGGGGCTGTTCGACTACACTGCCCAGCAGCAG ttgTTCCAGAGATCTAACCCTCTGACGGTCCAGCAGCTGACCGcggcgcagcagcagcagtacgCCCTGGCTGCAGCCCAGGCCCAGCACCTCG CTGGTCACGTTCCTGCGTTCGTGCCAAACCCTTACATCATCAACGCTGCCCCCCCTGGAACCGATCCCTACACGGCCGCCGGGCTGGCGGCAGCAGCGACGCTCGCAG GCCCGACGGTCGTTCCGCCGCAGTACTACGGCGTCCCGTGGGGGGTGTACCCCGCCAATCTCTTCCAGCAACAGACCGCATCGACTGCCAATCACTCGGCCAATCAGCAGGCATCCAATCAGGGACCAGGGCCCGGCCAGCCTCAG GTGATGCGCACAGGAACCAGCcagcgacctttgacccctgggCAGGGCCAGCAGAGCCAGCAGGAGTCTCTAGCTGCGGCTGCTGCGGCCAACCCGGCGCTGGCGTACGCGGGGATGCCCG GTTATCAGGTTTTGGCCCCCACAGCGTATTACGACCAGACCGGCGCCCTGGTGATGGGCCCCGGTGCCCGGACCGGTCTGGGAGGGCCGGTCCGCCTCGTCCAGACCCCCCTCCTCATCAACCCCGCCGCGGCACAAGCCG CTGCCGTGTCGGCGTCCGGCTCTGGCAACAACATGTCGGGCCCCCCGGCCAACGGCCTCTACCGCTCCATGCCTCAGCCCCAACCGCAGCCGCccccgcagcagcagcaggcgcccccccccagcagcggCCTGCCCTCCAGCTCGTTCTACGGCTCCGGCTCGGTGCCCAACACGTCCCAGAGCAGCTCCCTGTTCTCTCACACCCCCGCCGCGCCCCCGCCCAGCTCCTCGCTGGGCTTCAGCGGCACCGGCGGCTCGCTGGGCGTCGGCTTGGGCTCGGCCCTCGGGGGCTTTGGCTCTTCAG TATCCagctccaccagcagcagcgtGTCCCGGAGGGACTCCTTGCTGGCGAGCTCCGACCTCTACAAgcgggggggcagcagcttgaCTCCCATTGGCCAACCCTTCTACAACAGCCTGGGCTACTCGTCCTCCCCCAGCCCCATCGGCCTCACTCCGGGTCACTCCCCGCTCACTCCTCCACCGTCTCTGCCCTCCTCCCACGGCTCCTCGTCCAGCCTCCACCTCG gcggCCTGACAAACGGCAGCGGGCGTTACATTTCCGCCGCTCCCGGAGCAGAAGCCAAGTACCGGAGCGCCGGCGGGACGTCCAGCCTGTTCAACTCCAGCAGCCAGCTGTTCCCCCCCTCCCGCCCCCGCTACAGCCGCTCCGACGTCATGCCGTCCGGACGCAGCCGCCTGCTGGAGGACTTCAGGAACAACCGCTTCCCCAACCTGCAGCTGCGCGACCTCCCGGGTCACATGGTGGAGTTCTCTCAGGACCAACACGGCTCCAG ATTCATCCAACAGAAGCTGGAGAGGGCCACGCCCGCTGAGAGGCAGATGGTGTTCGGGGAGATCTTACAAGCGGCGTACCAGCTGATGACCGACGTGTTCGGGAACTACGTCATCCAGAAGTTCTTCGAG TTCGGAAGCGCCGACCAGAAGCTGGCGTTGGCGACGCGGATCCGCGGACACGTCCTCCCGCTGGCGCTGCAGATGTACGGATGTCGAGTCATCCAGAAAGCCCTGGAGTCCATCTCCTCAGACCAGCAGGTAATT agCGATATCGTCCGCGAGCTGGACGGCCACGTGTTGAAGTGCGTGAAGGACCAGAACGGAAACCACGTGGTGCAGAAGTGCATCGAGTGTGTGCAGCCTCAGGCCCTGCAGTTCATTATTGATGCCTTCcagggacag GTTTTTGTACTTTCCACACACCCCTACGGCTGCAGAGTCATCCAGAGGATTTTGGAGCACTGCACCCAGGAGCAGACCCTACCcatcctggaggagctgcatCAGCACTCTGAACAGCTgggccag GATCAGTACGGGAACTACGTCATCCAGCACGTGTTGGAGCACGGCAGGCCGGAGGACAAGAGCAAGATCGTGGCCGAGGTTCGCGGGAAGGTTCTGGTCCTGAGTCAGCACAAGTTTGCGAG taaCGTGGTGGAGAAGTGCGTGATCCACTCGTCGCGGGCCGAGCGAGCCCTGCTGATCGACGAGGTGTGCTGCCAGAAGGACGGCCCCCACAGCGCCCTGTACACCATGATGAAGGACCAGTACGCCAACTACGTGGTGCAGAGGATGATCGACATGGCCGAGCCCGCGCAGCGCAAAATCATCATGCACAag aTCCGGCCCCACATCGCCACTTTACGCAAGTACACCTACGGGAAGCACATCCTGGCCAAGCTAGAAAAGTACTACATGAAGAGCGGCTCTGAGCTGGGCCCCATCGGGGGGCCCTCAAACGGCCTCATGTAG
- the pum2 gene encoding pumilio homolog 2 isoform X3: MVYKRLSRGMSVPCSILGMNDVAWQETRGGMLHANGAPETGVVRVHGGGPLAAVVGAGQAPGVSHLQGMDRGVNPTTPGTPQPPLSGRSQDDATVGYFFQRQPGEQFGGCAPNKHRWPTGDANHVDQVRAVDEMNYDFQALALESRGMGELLPAKKLWDSDELAKDGRKGMLLGEEWRDNAWGSPPFHSDHSVSQPIMVQRRPGQSFHGNGDANSVLSPRSEGGGLGVSMVEYVLSSSPGDKMDGHYRNGGYGGADVDQDGREKSDVQEKGSPFEEDKSPEMKVGEETDPSKVNGRGLLNGMDRDCKDFNPTPGSRQASPTEAVERMGPGQVGLEMMGQHHPHVLQQHNPAHNKTAAEDFQNQEAQNMGGMEQQAGVESLQFDYAGNQIQVDSSGTPVGLFDYTAQQQLFQRSNPLTVQQLTAAQQQQYALAAAQAQHLAGHVPAFVPNPYIINAAPPGTDPYTAAGLAAAATLAGPTVVPPQYYGVPWGVYPANLFQQQTASTANHSANQQASNQGPGPGQPQVMRTGTSQRPLTPGQGQQSQQESLAAAAAANPALAYAGMPGYQVLAPTAYYDQTGALVMGPGARTGLGGPVRLVQTPLLINPAAAQAAAAVSASGSGNNMSGPPANGLYRSMPQPQPQPPPQQQQAPPPSSGLPSSSFYGSGSVPNTSQSSSLFSHTPAAPPPSSSLGFSGTGGSLGVGLGSALGGFGSSVSSSTSSSVSRRDSLLASSDLYKRGGSSLTPIGQPFYNSLGYSSSPSPIGLTPGHSPLTPPPSLPSSHGSSSSLHLGGLTNGSGRYISAAPGAEAKYRSAGGTSSLFNSSSQLFPPSRPRYSRSDVMPSGRSRLLEDFRNNRFPNLQLRDLPGHMVEFSQDQHGSRFIQQKLERATPAERQMVFGEILQAAYQLMTDVFGNYVIQKFFEFGSADQKLALATRIRGHVLPLALQMYGCRVIQKALESISSDQQSDIVRELDGHVLKCVKDQNGNHVVQKCIECVQPQALQFIIDAFQGQVFVLSTHPYGCRVIQRILEHCTQEQTLPILEELHQHSEQLGQKYQGVSLEMTPKTYYTVSRDALFKDQYGNYVIQHVLEHGRPEDKSKIVAEVRGKVLVLSQHKFASNVVEKCVIHSSRAERALLIDEVCCQKDGPHSALYTMMKDQYANYVVQRMIDMAEPAQRKIIMHKIRPHIATLRKYTYGKHILAKLEKYYMKSGSELGPIGGPSNGLM, encoded by the exons ATGGTGTACAAAAG ACTTTCCCGTGGAATGAGCGTTCCATGCAGCATCCTAGGTATGAATGACGTGGCCTGGCAGGAGACAAGAGGTGGGATGCTGCATGCAAACGGCGCTCCTGAGACCGGAGTCGTCAGAGTTCACGGTGGAGGGCCCCTAGCAGCCGTCGTAGGAGCCGGACAGGCTCCGGGAGTTTCGCACTTACAGGGCATGGACAGGGGTGTGAACCCCACCACCCCGGGTACCCCCCAGCCTCCACTGAGCGGGCGATCTCAGGACGACGCCACTGTCGGATACTTCTTCCAGAGGCAGCCCGGGGAGCAGTTCGGAGGGTGCGCGCCCAACAAGCATCGATGGCCGACTGGAGACGCCAATCATGTGGATCAG GTTCGCGCCGTGGACGAAATGAACTACGACTTCCAAGCGCTGGCTTTGGAGTCCAGGGGAATGGGAGAG CTTCTTCCTGCGAAAAAGCTTTGGGACTCCGACGAGTTGGCCAAGGACGGGAGGAAGGGGATGCTGCTCGGCGAGGAGTGGAGGGACAACGCGTGGGGGTCGCCTC CTTTTCACTCAGATCATTCAGTGTCTCAGCCAATCATGGTGCAGCGGCGACCGGGCCAGAGTTTCCACGGGAATGGTGACGCCAATTCTGTGCTTTCACCTCGCTCAGAAGGCGGAGGCCTCGGGGTGAGCATGGTGGAGTACGTCCTGAGCTCCTCCCCCGGAGACAAGATGGACGGACACTACCGGAACGGAGGCTAC GGCGGAGCGGACGTCGACCAAGACGGGAGGGAGAAGAGCGACGTCCAGGAGAAAGGCTCCCCCTTCGAGGAGGACAAGAGTCCCGAGATGAAAGTGGGAGAGGAGACGGATCCGTCCAAAGTCAACGGGCGAGGTTTACTCAACGGCATGGACCGAGACTGCAAAGACTTCAA TCCGACCCCCGGGAGCCGCCAGGCCTCCCCCACCGAGGCCGTGGAGAGGATGGGTCCCGGTCAGGTGGGTTTGGAGATGATGGGGCAGCACCACCCCCACGTCCTCCAGCAACACAACCCCGCCCACAACAAGACCGCCGCCGAGGACTTCCAGAACCAGGAGGCCCAGAACATGGGGGGGATGGAGCAGCAGGCCGGCGTCGAGTCGCTACAGTTCGACTACGCCGGGAACCAGATCCAGGTGGACTCGTCGGGGACTCCGGTGGGGCTGTTCGACTACACTGCCCAGCAGCAG ttgTTCCAGAGATCTAACCCTCTGACGGTCCAGCAGCTGACCGcggcgcagcagcagcagtacgCCCTGGCTGCAGCCCAGGCCCAGCACCTCG CTGGTCACGTTCCTGCGTTCGTGCCAAACCCTTACATCATCAACGCTGCCCCCCCTGGAACCGATCCCTACACGGCCGCCGGGCTGGCGGCAGCAGCGACGCTCGCAG GCCCGACGGTCGTTCCGCCGCAGTACTACGGCGTCCCGTGGGGGGTGTACCCCGCCAATCTCTTCCAGCAACAGACCGCATCGACTGCCAATCACTCGGCCAATCAGCAGGCATCCAATCAGGGACCAGGGCCCGGCCAGCCTCAG GTGATGCGCACAGGAACCAGCcagcgacctttgacccctgggCAGGGCCAGCAGAGCCAGCAGGAGTCTCTAGCTGCGGCTGCTGCGGCCAACCCGGCGCTGGCGTACGCGGGGATGCCCG GTTATCAGGTTTTGGCCCCCACAGCGTATTACGACCAGACCGGCGCCCTGGTGATGGGCCCCGGTGCCCGGACCGGTCTGGGAGGGCCGGTCCGCCTCGTCCAGACCCCCCTCCTCATCAACCCCGCCGCGGCACAAGCCG CAGCTGCCGTGTCGGCGTCCGGCTCTGGCAACAACATGTCGGGCCCCCCGGCCAACGGCCTCTACCGCTCCATGCCTCAGCCCCAACCGCAGCCGCccccgcagcagcagcaggcgcccccccccagcagcggCCTGCCCTCCAGCTCGTTCTACGGCTCCGGCTCGGTGCCCAACACGTCCCAGAGCAGCTCCCTGTTCTCTCACACCCCCGCCGCGCCCCCGCCCAGCTCCTCGCTGGGCTTCAGCGGCACCGGCGGCTCGCTGGGCGTCGGCTTGGGCTCGGCCCTCGGGGGCTTTGGCTCTTCAG TATCCagctccaccagcagcagcgtGTCCCGGAGGGACTCCTTGCTGGCGAGCTCCGACCTCTACAAgcgggggggcagcagcttgaCTCCCATTGGCCAACCCTTCTACAACAGCCTGGGCTACTCGTCCTCCCCCAGCCCCATCGGCCTCACTCCGGGTCACTCCCCGCTCACTCCTCCACCGTCTCTGCCCTCCTCCCACGGCTCCTCGTCCAGCCTCCACCTCG gcggCCTGACAAACGGCAGCGGGCGTTACATTTCCGCCGCTCCCGGAGCAGAAGCCAAGTACCGGAGCGCCGGCGGGACGTCCAGCCTGTTCAACTCCAGCAGCCAGCTGTTCCCCCCCTCCCGCCCCCGCTACAGCCGCTCCGACGTCATGCCGTCCGGACGCAGCCGCCTGCTGGAGGACTTCAGGAACAACCGCTTCCCCAACCTGCAGCTGCGCGACCTCCCGGGTCACATGGTGGAGTTCTCTCAGGACCAACACGGCTCCAG ATTCATCCAACAGAAGCTGGAGAGGGCCACGCCCGCTGAGAGGCAGATGGTGTTCGGGGAGATCTTACAAGCGGCGTACCAGCTGATGACCGACGTGTTCGGGAACTACGTCATCCAGAAGTTCTTCGAG TTCGGAAGCGCCGACCAGAAGCTGGCGTTGGCGACGCGGATCCGCGGACACGTCCTCCCGCTGGCGCTGCAGATGTACGGATGTCGAGTCATCCAGAAAGCCCTGGAGTCCATCTCCTCAGACCAGCAG agCGATATCGTCCGCGAGCTGGACGGCCACGTGTTGAAGTGCGTGAAGGACCAGAACGGAAACCACGTGGTGCAGAAGTGCATCGAGTGTGTGCAGCCTCAGGCCCTGCAGTTCATTATTGATGCCTTCcagggacag GTTTTTGTACTTTCCACACACCCCTACGGCTGCAGAGTCATCCAGAGGATTTTGGAGCACTGCACCCAGGAGCAGACCCTACCcatcctggaggagctgcatCAGCACTCTGAACAGCTgggccag AAATATCAAGGCGTTTCATTGGAGATGACCCCCAAAACATATTATACAGTGTCCCGTGATGCACTGTTCAAG GATCAGTACGGGAACTACGTCATCCAGCACGTGTTGGAGCACGGCAGGCCGGAGGACAAGAGCAAGATCGTGGCCGAGGTTCGCGGGAAGGTTCTGGTCCTGAGTCAGCACAAGTTTGCGAG taaCGTGGTGGAGAAGTGCGTGATCCACTCGTCGCGGGCCGAGCGAGCCCTGCTGATCGACGAGGTGTGCTGCCAGAAGGACGGCCCCCACAGCGCCCTGTACACCATGATGAAGGACCAGTACGCCAACTACGTGGTGCAGAGGATGATCGACATGGCCGAGCCCGCGCAGCGCAAAATCATCATGCACAag aTCCGGCCCCACATCGCCACTTTACGCAAGTACACCTACGGGAAGCACATCCTGGCCAAGCTAGAAAAGTACTACATGAAGAGCGGCTCTGAGCTGGGCCCCATCGGGGGGCCCTCAAACGGCCTCATGTAG